The following are encoded in a window of Eleutherodactylus coqui strain aEleCoq1 chromosome 12, aEleCoq1.hap1, whole genome shotgun sequence genomic DNA:
- the LOC136586464 gene encoding sperm microtubule associated protein 1-like produces MAELAASPRKEKFCFLSRFAPSPTLADLHRREKMFVLDCVAVESISKDYSVSLPKLGSVIPPYNAQKDRHVHGYFISRPVPPLLRRTGQSHGGTSTLGDLADRFQHKGAAALYLLTRNGSGSGHSTEHTRGHGLFLSSVKPVIGYNGLYGYRRNTPSLRRMPSPFGLVTKSAIY; encoded by the exons ATGGCAGAACTTGCTGCATCTCCCAGGAAGGAAAAATTCTGCTTCTTAAGTCGCTTTGCGCCATCTCCCACCTTGGCCGACCTTCACAGGAGGGAGAAGATGTTTGTTCTGGATTGTGTGGCTGTAGAGAGTATTTCCAAGGATTACAGCGTCTCCTTACCCAAGCTCGGCTCCGTCATCCCTCCTTACAACGCCCAGAAGGACCGCCATGTGCACGGTTATTTCATCAGCAGACCCGTGCCGCCGCTGCTGAGGAGGACCGGACAG TCACATGGAGGGACGTCCACGCTTGGAGATCTCGCTGACCGTTTCCAGCACAAGGGTGCAGCTGCTCTTTATCTACTAACCAGGAACGGCTCGGGGTCAG GTCATTCTACAGAGCACACAAGGGGCCATGGCCTGTTTTTATCTTCTGTCAAGCCGGTGATTGGCTACAACGGACTCTATGGCTACCGACGAAACACCCCATCTCTCAGAAGAATGCCCTCCCCATTTGGACTTGTTACCAAATCAGCAATTTACTAA